The stretch of DNA ttaaAAGCTCCGGTATGAGTGGAAACCTATCGCTGCGGGTGGGTGCGCTGCTTATTGCATCTGCCAGTAGGGGGGAACTACGACAGAAAGAGTTGCCCATCGCTTACGACGGTTGCGGTCGTAGTTGCGCCACTGGCTGTCGTTAGTGTCAACGTTTGGTGCTGCTGGGTGAATTTTTTCGTCTTCGCTTTAGCGTATCGCCGGTGGGACTTTTCGATGGCTTCCTTCATCTCTGCCACGTACTCGTCGTATTTCAGTTTATCCTTGAACCAGGCCACTATGGATATAGAAacaagaatttaaaaaactacGCTCAGAATGTTGTACAGATTTTATCGTACCGTACAGAGAATCGCTAAAAATCACAAGCGAAGATAATTTGAACTTTTTCCCGCCGTCCCAACTGACCGCGTCGAGTACCTCGTCGCTGACTATCATGCTGAGAGCATTCATTACTATGTTCTCATCGCATTCCAACTTAATTTTGGTGAGATGCTCGAATAGTTTGTTGTACAAACTCTCGTCGCTACATATCCCCTTGTTCAGTTCGATCAGTTCTTTCAGTGTCCGCATGGGAAACTTGAATGTGGATTCTACATTGATGCAGGTAGGATCTGCCGCTATCAAGCCAAGACTTGCCGCTGTTGTCGGTACCACTGTGGTAGTGCTGGCCGCTTCCTGCTTTAGCGCCGCTAAACGATTGAAACTCTGCTCAGCCACCACCTTCAGCAAGTCCTCGATGTTTGTCAGCTTTTTCAGTATCAGTTTGATATCGTCGGATTGAGATGCAGCTGGTTGTTGAACTGCCGAACTGGACGCTCCGATAGGAACACTTCCCGCCATTATAGTGCCAATAGCTCCCAGAGTACCGCTACTATTACTGGACGAAGTGCTCGCCCCAACACACGTCGAGGAAGGTTCAGCTGAACGAATCCTTTTCAACTCTTCTGAATCCATGCTGTGTTCATCATCATAGTCATGATCACCAGAATTTGCTTCAAATATACAAAATTATTGAACACAAACCTTCGCAATCCTAATGCTTTCATCAACTTACAAGGCTTTTCATCGTGTTTGTCCTTATCCCGAAACTTCTTAATAATAATGTGAATATCGTCCGAAATGGGAATCCTCTTCTTTTTCGCTGGAAATAACACCGTGTAAATGTGAGAATATTACAGTACATCCCCTAAAGAACCAGAACTTACAGGTTGTAGCATAGTTATGGCAATTGTCCATTCCGCTGTCGTTTGTTAAATTCACTCCAAAACCGAGAgcaaatgtgaaaatatgtaaacaacAAATTGCCTTGGCGAAAAGTCAGATCCACTCACTTTCCGCACAGTTTGTGCTGCCCGGTAGGCCGTTTGTGGGTCTTGGATTTCCACTGTCCGTGCACACTAGCAAATTACGCTTGTGGGTACCATTTTGAAGGATAAATTATCAGAAAACCAAAACAGTTCAATGCAGCAAAACCAAGCAGAATATGCAGTTTGAAATTATTCGCTGGTTATTTGACAGATTGGATCATGTTTGGGAGGCCAGCCGTCTCCCGTCTCCGAAAAATAAAATCTGAAAAGGCCAAGTAAATTCGGGCCCAGTTTGggtcaaggcgcctagaagtatatgctaaggtgggccaacttgctaaaaccactcttcagccatcttggaagtctgctgtgctttgtttgtaaacaaaacacaatacgctagtgccgaagctcgctcgtgatcagtctgtctctttcacgctacaagcaaataattccccttctgctttattccgtactgttttcatataccgctcccctaaccaacttagtgacgaaacggcctcacctagtaccatagacccgtcttggtttggGTAACAAGATTATTCAATCTAACGGTGCGTATACACTAGTGATATGACATATGCGACGCACATcagcagaaaatcaaacatAGAACTCATATTTCATTGCACAGTCCCGTCAGGTCCCGTATCCTAATTTATTCACTGTATGTGAGAGCAAAGCTTGCTTTTGCGAATCTATCTGGGAACAAATGAGGTatgtttcctgagccaagatgataaaggACGTGTTGTAATGAGCTTAACAGCGGCCAGTAAGCAGGCACTGATTAATGCATCTCTATAATCGCGTTAATCTACCACACCATGATTTTTTCATGGCTGCTAAACATAAGAGCATCCCCACCGGTGAGTTGCTATAAATGCTGGTAATTTCACAACTTAAAGCGTTGCTATTTTGGATAGCTACCTATTTTCGCACCGGTTGTTGCTATCATGGTTGCCATTTTATTACTTTATTTTTCGCACCGGTGGTTATCAAAAATGCTTCGTCAAAAGAAAAGCAAAAATTACTATTTGATAAAGCAGCTTAAGCACAACCAACGCAGAACGGaaagaatcaaaacaaaattttgacatTTGCTGCAAATAGCAACCTTGCGATGAAGTTGCTACTGCGTTgtcaaatttatgaatttatttttgaacTTTACATAAGCATCATTTGAAACGTAGTCGTAGTCAACACTtacataaaattatctttaaaaaaataaatggcaaggattgataaatatttttttattattgggggatgaatcttttttttgtgtttttactataaattgaaAACCAAACGCCTAAAAATTCACTATTTATtactaggctgaccaaacgtaccgtatTTTCGACCATTTTTCATTATCGATTTTTACCGTATTTTaagtataaacaaaaaaaaagcaatacTGTCATGTTGTACTACTATTAGGCCTTGCTGAAAAAGATTATGTATCTACCACTAAAGTTTCTGTTAATTTTGACGATTTTATTAGAACTCTTCGACATAAAAAGGAAGCATTATTTTTGACTAGTGAGGCGCAAAGTgttcttaaaaaaatatgtgtcCAAGAAAAGACCCCATTGTTGATGCAGGGTAGCGGGATTATTTAGTTCGCTTGTTTTGCTATTTCGACTAGAAGACCGGTGCCTTTCCGTTCTGTTTGTCCCATTTATAATCATCATAATAGTTTGATCCTCTGAATATAACAGACCTTCTTCATCCACGTCTTTTATGAGAACAAGCGAAGATTCGTGATTGCGAAACAAAAAGGTTTCAGTAGATATTTTACATTCCCCGCTCAGAATCGGTCGTTTATGCCTAAAGCAATGCGAACATGGTTGATCCATGTGACTGCCACAGGAAGCACTATTCTAAGGGACAAGTATTGGAAagtaaaaaagttgaaaaactcctgaacatgTAAGagtaaaagtttcaaaaaatttGTATGGAGCAAAACCGTTGTGTGTGTGACATCATCATTAGGAGAGACTACAAACTGCTTGCTAGTTGGAGCGAGATTGAGTATTAGAAATCtataattgtttatttatacccAATAAGCTAAATGCTcgcgtggtcgagtggttagcgttccaCGATGCCATGTACCCGTTCTGGTCTGgggattttttgtcaaagaatttttttccggcttgcactgtgcctacgcgtattctagagcatgccattccagaatacattcaaggtgtgttatccggcatagaaatctcaactaagtactactaatcaAAATGACGCGAGTAATACCTACGCTGAGAAGgctaaagttccactggaaacgATACTGTCGACCAAGAAGAAGCTATAAACGGGCGGGGCTAACTTGAAATACAGTGTCCGTACGAATAAGCGCTGCACTTGAATTTCGAGCGAGCGATTTACGTACGCCTTATTCGCAGTGGTACATAAATATTATACCTAACGACTCCATTCGTTACTCGGATAGAAAACACAGGTAGGTAAGCATAGAAATGCGCAGAACAAACGTATGGTAAAATGGACTtgctttcaatttttgtttttttatatcccttttttttaggctcattagcattttagctgtaaaagagccgaattttaatcgtgttcatgtcatatgtttatcatatctataaatagcaattaattgccatttttcggcgttagagtatttccttctataccattgcatatgttacacatttacacagtagtcatttaggcgtaagagttttccttctgttcttccattatccagttagaccggacagcgg from Toxorhynchites rutilus septentrionalis strain SRP chromosome 3, ASM2978413v1, whole genome shotgun sequence encodes:
- the LOC129777237 gene encoding uncharacterized protein LOC129777237, with translation MDNCHNYATTSKKKRIPISDDIHIIIKKFRDKDKHDEKPSNSGDHDYDDEHSMDSEELKRIRSAEPSSTCVGASTSSSNSSGTLGAIGTIMAGSVPIGASSSAVQQPAASQSDDIKLILKKLTNIEDLLKVVAEQSFNRLAALKQEAASTTTVVPTTAASLGLIAADPTCINVESTFKFPMRTLKELIELNKGICSDESLYNKLFEHLTKIKLECDENIVMNALSMIVSDEVLDAVSWDGGKKFKLSSLVIFSDSLYVAWFKDKLKYDEYVAEMKEAIEKSHRRYAKAKTKKFTQQHQTLTLTTASGATTTATVVSDGQLFLS